In Mycolicibacterium alvei, a single window of DNA contains:
- a CDS encoding acyl-CoA dehydrogenase family protein — MTERVIDRVRDLADQLRHQGAEAEKIGKLTDETVKMMKAAGNIRLLQPKAHGGLEVHPREFAETVMATAALDPSAGWINGVVGVHPYQLAYADPKVAAEIWAEDVDTWVASPYAPQGVATPVDGGYIFNGRWQFSSGTDHCDWIFLGAMLGDPEGKPLMPPQMLHMILPRKDYEIVEDSWNVVGLRGTGSKDVIVKDAFVPSYRTMDAMKVMDGTAQREAGMTETLYLMPWSTMFPLGISSATIGIAEGALAAALDYQRERVNSSGVAIKDDPYVMYAIGEAAADINAARQELLANADRIYDIVDSGKEVSFEDRAAGRRTQVRAVWRAVSAVDEIFARCGGNAARMDKPLQRYWRDVHVGQAHAIHVPSTVYHASALSSLGVDPQGPLRAMI; from the coding sequence ATGACTGAGCGCGTAATCGACCGGGTGCGCGACCTCGCCGACCAGTTGCGCCACCAGGGCGCCGAAGCCGAGAAGATCGGCAAGCTCACCGACGAGACCGTCAAGATGATGAAGGCGGCGGGAAACATCCGCCTGTTGCAGCCCAAGGCTCACGGCGGCTTGGAAGTCCATCCGCGCGAGTTCGCCGAGACCGTGATGGCCACCGCGGCACTGGACCCTTCGGCCGGATGGATCAACGGTGTGGTGGGCGTGCACCCGTACCAGCTCGCGTACGCCGACCCGAAGGTCGCTGCCGAGATCTGGGCCGAGGACGTCGACACCTGGGTCGCGTCTCCCTACGCGCCGCAGGGTGTGGCCACGCCCGTCGACGGCGGCTACATCTTCAACGGCCGCTGGCAGTTCAGCTCGGGCACCGACCATTGCGACTGGATCTTTCTAGGCGCGATGCTCGGCGACCCTGAAGGCAAACCACTGATGCCGCCGCAGATGCTGCACATGATCCTGCCGCGCAAGGACTACGAGATCGTAGAAGACTCGTGGAACGTCGTGGGACTGCGCGGGACCGGCTCGAAGGACGTCATCGTCAAGGATGCGTTCGTACCGTCGTACCGGACGATGGACGCGATGAAAGTCATGGACGGCACGGCCCAGCGCGAAGCCGGGATGACCGAGACGCTATACCTGATGCCGTGGTCGACGATGTTCCCGCTCGGCATCAGCTCGGCGACCATCGGCATCGCCGAGGGCGCCCTGGCCGCCGCGCTCGATTACCAGCGTGAGCGGGTCAACTCCAGCGGTGTGGCGATCAAGGACGACCCCTACGTCATGTATGCGATCGGCGAGGCCGCCGCAGATATCAACGCCGCCCGGCAGGAATTGCTGGCCAACGCCGACCGCATCTACGACATCGTCGACTCGGGCAAGGAAGTCTCGTTCGAAGACCGGGCGGCGGGCCGGCGCACCCAGGTGCGGGCGGTGTGGCGGGCGGTGTCGGCCGTCGACGAGATCTTCGCCCGCTGCGGCGGCAATGCCGCGCGGATGGACAAACCGCTGCAACGGTATTGGCGTGATGTGCATGTCGGCCAGGCCCACGCGATTCACGTTCCGAGCACGGTCTATCACGCGTCGGCCCTGAGTTCGCTGGGCGTGGACCCGCAGGGTCCCCTGCGAGCGATGATCTGA
- a CDS encoding ferredoxin--NADP reductase, whose translation MTDPSLQTRRSVVVTVADVIDESPDARSLVFTVPQDQQERFSYRPGQFLTLRVPSELTGSVARCYSLASSPHTDPAPKVTVKRTADGYGSNWLCDNVDVGDTLEVLPPSGLFTPASLDTDFLLWAAGSGITPVMSILKSVLSAGTGRVVLCYANRDERSVIFAGELRELAARYAGRLTVLHWLESVQGLPTHAQLSGFAHTVFAGSTGFEAFVCGPAPFMAVIKETLLEAGVERDRIHLEVFQSLSGDPFADDTTAPATVSDEDDAADLQVDLDGTSHRLRWPRQATLVDVLIRSGVDVPYSCKEGQCGSCAATVVRGEVDMAACDILEPEDIADGVILGCQARPVSDDVHIEF comes from the coding sequence ATGACCGACCCGAGCCTGCAGACCAGACGGAGCGTCGTTGTCACGGTGGCCGATGTCATCGATGAAAGCCCCGACGCTCGGTCTCTGGTTTTCACTGTGCCGCAGGACCAGCAGGAGCGATTTTCGTATCGACCCGGACAATTCCTGACGCTACGGGTGCCAAGCGAGCTGACCGGATCAGTGGCCCGGTGCTACTCACTCGCCAGCTCACCGCACACCGATCCCGCCCCCAAGGTGACGGTCAAGCGCACCGCCGACGGCTACGGTTCGAATTGGTTGTGCGACAACGTCGATGTCGGCGACACCCTCGAGGTACTGCCGCCTTCGGGGTTGTTCACCCCGGCAAGTCTCGACACCGACTTTCTGTTGTGGGCAGCGGGCAGCGGAATCACTCCGGTGATGTCGATTTTGAAGTCGGTGTTGTCGGCCGGCACCGGGCGGGTGGTCCTGTGCTACGCCAACCGCGACGAACGCTCGGTGATCTTCGCCGGCGAACTACGCGAACTCGCCGCCCGCTACGCAGGCCGACTGACGGTGCTGCACTGGTTGGAATCGGTTCAGGGCCTGCCGACCCACGCCCAGCTGAGCGGATTCGCCCACACTGTTTTCGCCGGGTCCACGGGCTTCGAGGCCTTCGTCTGCGGGCCGGCCCCGTTCATGGCGGTCATCAAGGAGACTCTTCTCGAGGCCGGTGTCGAGCGGGACCGGATTCACCTCGAGGTGTTCCAGTCGCTGTCCGGTGACCCGTTCGCCGATGACACCACCGCACCGGCAACAGTTTCCGACGAAGATGACGCCGCCGACCTTCAGGTCGATCTAGACGGCACCAGTCACCGGCTGAGGTGGCCGCGCCAGGCGACGTTGGTCGACGTGTTGATCCGCTCGGGTGTCGACGTTCCGTATTCCTGCAAGGAGGGACAGTGCGGATCGTGCGCGGCCACGGTGGTTCGCGGGGAGGTGGACATGGCCGCCTGCGACATTCTCGAACCCGAGGATATCGCCGACGGGGTGATCCTCGGCTGCCAGGCACGACCGGTCTCCGACGACGTCCACATCGAGTTCTGA
- a CDS encoding flavin-containing monooxygenase, translated as MSVVDVVVVGAGFGGLYALHKFRSQGLSVRVFEAAPEVGGTWYFNRYPGARCDVESVDYCYSFSEELQQEWTWTEKYATQFEILKYINWVADKLDLRRDITFETRVSSAVLDEQTLRWTVTTDTGEAVDARFVVMATGPLSAAMTPDFPGLDSFAGDVYHTAHWPHEDVDFTGKRVAVIGTGSSGIQSIPIIAEQAQQLYVFQRTPNYSVPAGNRPLTADEIAETKANYAERRRMSWRSGGGSPHVAHPKLTMEATPEERHDAFEKRWELGGVLFSKTFADQMVSLEANEEARKFYENKIRAVIDDPALAEALIPDDHPIGTKRICTDTNYFQTFNRPNVELVSVRRTPIESIDETGINTSDAHYDIDALVLATGFDAMTGTLAKIDIVGRGGEKLVDDWADGPRTYLGLGTDGFPNLFLVSGPGAPAVLANMVLHAEAHVNWIADAIAHLDQSGYAAIEPTPDAVDSWIAECAERADATLFTKANSWYMGANVPGKPRMFMLFIGGFGVYLDICNEAAAAGYKGFDLLKAP; from the coding sequence ATGAGCGTCGTAGATGTTGTGGTGGTGGGCGCCGGCTTCGGTGGCCTGTACGCGTTGCACAAGTTCCGGTCGCAGGGGTTGTCGGTGCGAGTCTTCGAGGCCGCTCCGGAGGTGGGTGGCACCTGGTACTTCAACCGCTACCCGGGTGCGCGTTGTGATGTCGAGAGTGTCGACTACTGCTACTCGTTCTCCGAGGAACTCCAACAGGAATGGACGTGGACCGAGAAGTACGCCACCCAGTTCGAAATCTTGAAGTACATCAACTGGGTTGCCGACAAGCTCGATCTGCGCCGCGACATCACGTTCGAGACCAGGGTGAGTTCGGCGGTGCTCGACGAGCAGACGCTGCGCTGGACCGTCACCACCGATACCGGCGAAGCTGTTGACGCGAGGTTCGTGGTCATGGCCACCGGCCCGTTGTCGGCGGCGATGACTCCTGACTTCCCGGGTCTGGACAGCTTCGCCGGCGACGTCTACCACACCGCGCACTGGCCGCATGAGGATGTGGATTTCACCGGTAAGCGCGTCGCCGTCATCGGCACCGGATCCTCGGGGATCCAGTCCATCCCGATCATCGCCGAACAGGCCCAGCAGCTCTATGTCTTTCAACGGACGCCGAATTACAGCGTGCCGGCTGGCAACCGGCCGCTGACCGCCGACGAGATTGCCGAAACCAAGGCCAACTATGCCGAGCGGCGCCGGATGTCCTGGCGCAGTGGCGGTGGCTCGCCACATGTCGCACACCCCAAACTCACCATGGAAGCCACGCCCGAAGAGCGTCACGATGCCTTCGAAAAGCGTTGGGAACTGGGCGGAGTGCTGTTCTCGAAGACATTCGCCGATCAGATGGTCTCCCTGGAAGCCAACGAGGAGGCCCGCAAGTTCTACGAGAACAAGATCCGTGCCGTGATCGACGACCCCGCCCTGGCCGAGGCGCTGATCCCCGACGATCACCCGATCGGGACAAAGCGGATCTGCACCGACACCAACTACTTTCAGACGTTCAACCGTCCCAACGTCGAGCTCGTGAGTGTCCGTAGGACACCGATCGAATCGATCGACGAAACGGGAATCAACACGTCCGACGCGCACTATGACATCGACGCGTTGGTGCTGGCCACCGGGTTCGACGCGATGACCGGCACACTGGCCAAGATCGACATCGTCGGGCGCGGCGGCGAGAAGTTGGTTGACGACTGGGCCGACGGGCCGCGCACCTATCTCGGATTGGGTACCGACGGCTTCCCTAACCTGTTTCTGGTATCAGGCCCCGGGGCGCCGGCGGTGCTGGCGAACATGGTCTTGCATGCCGAAGCGCACGTGAACTGGATCGCCGATGCCATCGCCCATCTCGACCAGAGCGGCTACGCGGCAATCGAACCGACGCCTGATGCCGTGGACAGTTGGATCGCCGAATGTGCCGAGCGCGCCGACGCCACGCTGTTCACCAAGGCCAACTCCTGGTACATGGGCGCCAATGTGCCCGGCAAGCCTCGGATGTTCATGCTGTTCATCGGCGGCTTCGGCGTGTACCTCGATATCTGCAACGAGGCAGCGGCAGCTGGATACAAGGGATTCGATCTGCTGAAGGCGCCCTAG
- the bphC gene encoding biphenyl-2,3-diol 1,2-dioxygenase, producing MGLIKSLGYVTVAASDIERWRHFAFNVLGFATGAGPDESALYLRMDERAARIIVVPGDVDKIMTVGWEVRDHADLEQVKAALDAAGVPFKQLSVDEADARRAEEVIAFEDPAGTALEVFHGPVLDHSPVITPHGAKFVTGEQGLGHVVLPALDVNGLFQFYTEVLGFKSRGAFRVPVPPEFGPVRVRFMGVNQRHHSLAICPAQNLRDPGLIHLMVEVDALDTVGQALDRVNAEGFQLSSTLGRHTNDKMVSFYVRAPGDWDIEFGTEGMRVDETYYTAEEITADSYWGHQWVTDLPKAMQP from the coding sequence ATGGGACTGATCAAGAGCCTTGGCTACGTCACCGTTGCCGCCTCCGACATCGAGCGGTGGCGTCACTTCGCGTTCAACGTGCTCGGCTTCGCCACCGGCGCAGGACCCGACGAGTCTGCGTTGTACCTGCGGATGGACGAGCGTGCCGCCCGCATCATCGTCGTGCCCGGAGACGTCGACAAGATCATGACCGTCGGCTGGGAAGTGCGCGACCACGCGGACCTTGAGCAGGTCAAGGCAGCACTCGATGCCGCAGGAGTGCCGTTCAAACAGCTGTCGGTCGATGAAGCCGACGCGCGGAGGGCCGAGGAGGTCATCGCCTTCGAGGATCCGGCCGGCACTGCGCTGGAGGTATTCCACGGCCCGGTCCTCGACCACTCCCCTGTCATCACCCCACACGGTGCGAAGTTCGTCACCGGCGAGCAGGGCCTGGGACACGTGGTGCTGCCGGCGCTCGACGTGAACGGCTTGTTCCAGTTCTATACCGAAGTACTGGGTTTCAAGTCCCGCGGTGCGTTCCGCGTCCCCGTGCCACCGGAGTTCGGCCCGGTGCGGGTCCGGTTCATGGGTGTCAACCAGCGCCATCACAGCCTGGCGATCTGTCCCGCACAGAATCTGCGGGATCCGGGCCTGATCCATCTCATGGTCGAGGTCGACGCCCTCGATACGGTGGGTCAGGCACTGGATCGCGTCAACGCAGAGGGCTTTCAACTTTCCTCTACGTTGGGCCGCCACACCAACGACAAGATGGTGTCGTTCTACGTGCGTGCCCCCGGCGACTGGGACATCGAGTTCGGCACCGAGGGTATGCGCGTCGACGAAACCTATTACACCGCTGAAGAAATCACCGCGGACAGCTACTGGGGACACCAGTGGGTAACCGATCTACCGAAGGCTATGCAACCGTGA